The following coding sequences lie in one Rutidosis leptorrhynchoides isolate AG116_Rl617_1_P2 chromosome 4, CSIRO_AGI_Rlap_v1, whole genome shotgun sequence genomic window:
- the LOC139840030 gene encoding gibberellin 3-beta-dioxygenase 1-like: MSSKVLHTEKQHFDLNSIKELPESYAWTSMDDISPSSCRSEAIPVINLEDPNVVMHVGHACKTWGVFQVTNHTIPMDLFDQMEASGRKLFSLPIQQKLKAARDPDGISGYGVARISSFFPKLMWSEGFTIIGSPYEHAQKLWPQDYRNFCEIIEEYKKQMNILANTVMWRILESLGITKDDIKWASPSGDLKEACPALQLNSYPACPDPDRAMGLAAHTDSTLLTILHQNNTSGLQVYREGMGWVTVPPVPGALVVNVGDLLHILSNGSYSSVLHRVMVNRTQHRLSIAYLYGPPSNVQIKPLSKLIDNVHPALYRPVTWSEYLGTKAKHFNKALSLVRLCAPMNEFVDKNDHNSVLVG; the protein is encoded by the exons ATGTCATCAAAAGTATTACACACCGAAAAACAACATTTCGATCTAAATTCGATCAAAGAGTTGCCGGAATCATATGCATGGACATCAATGGATGATATTAGTCCTTCCTCTTGTAGATCAGAGGCCATTCCAGTAATTAATCTGGAAGATCCAAACGTTGTGATGCATGTTGGTCATGCATGCAAAACATGGGGTGTGTTTCAAGTCACTAACCATACTATCCCCATGGATCTTTTTGATCAAATGGAAGCTTCTGGAAGAAAACTATTTTCTCTTCCAATTCAACAAAAACTAAAAGCTGCCCGGGATCCGGATGGTATTTCGGGCTACGGTGTTGCCCGAATATCTTCATTTTTTCCAAAACTCATGTGGTCTGAAGGGTTCACCATCATTGGGTCGCCATATGAACACGCTCAAAAACTGTGGCCACAAGATTACAGAAATTTCTG TGAGATCATCGAAGAGTACAAGAAACAGATGAACATTTTAGCCAATACGGTGATGTGGCGAATACTTGAATCATTAGGAATTACAAAGGATGATATAAAATGGGCTAGCCCATCAGGCGACCTAAAAGAAGCATGTCCAGCATTACAGTTAAATTCTTACCCAGCTTGTCCCGACCCAGATCGAGCCATGGGCCTTGCAGCTCATACAGATTCAACCCTTCTCACAATTTTGCACCAAAACAATACAAGTGGATTGCAAGTATACAGGGAAGGAATGGGTTGGGTCACGGTCCCACCGGTACCCGGTGCACTGGTAGTAAATGTAGGTGACTTGCTACATATACTATCAAACGGGTCGTATTCAAGCGTTCTTCATCGGGTCATGGTTAACAGAACCCAACACCGTCTTTCTATAGCTTATCTATACGGCCCGCCTTCAAATGTTCAAATTAAACCTTTATCAAAATTGATTGATAATGTTCATCCTGCTCTGTACCGGCCCGTTACATGGAGTGAGTATCTAGGTACTAAGGCAAAGCACTTCAATAAGGCACTTTCGCTCGTTCGATTGTGCGCACCTATGAACGAGTTTGTAGATAAGAATGATCATAATAGTGTCCTTGTTGGTTGA